The DNA sequence CAGTTCGGGTATTTAACAACCACTTTAATGTTGGGATTCACTGCTTTTGCCGGATCGATAATCAGTTCTTTGGCCGCTTTAGTCATTAGATCAAGCCGAAAGTCAGTCCAGCTTTTTGTTCCTTTCGCCTTCACGCACAGATCGCATTTGCAGTTGGTAAAGAAGAAATCGTCGAGAATCAATTCGTTAAAATGGCGGGCAGTAAACTCGACAATTTCCTTGATTTTTTTACGATGTTCGGGATTACTATAGCAGAAGGTTTGGAAGTTATTGCTTTCGTCAACGGTTAGCGTTATTCCACCAGCAGTTTCGATTCCGCAGCTCTCGAAAAAAGCTTTAGCCTTCATCAGGGTTGCTTCATCAACAACTAGCAAATCACGGTGTGTCTCCAGATAAATTTTGTCGACTTTTAATTGTTGCGATATTTCATTCCAGGTGAGCTCCAGTGAGTTGATGTCGCCCATCTTTGCCGTTTCATAAGCACGGGAATAGACCGCAACTTTGAAATTTCTATAGTGGTCACCAGCCAATAGTGGACTTAAAGATGACAAAAACACGACGATAATAAGATACAGGTTTTTTATTGGTTTCATAGGTTTTAGGTTTTTGTAACTCCTCATTTCCTCGGTTGAAGAAAATGAGGAAGTAATATTTATTGGTTAATCCATAAGTTTAAATTGGTGTAATTGGTTTGATTCTATATGATTATAGTCCTATTCAGTTGAGTCAGTGTTGAGAGTTTAACTGCTATTTTCCGACAAAACCGGCCAGTGCATATACCAGCGCACCTTGCCAGTTGATGGCAATTTCATTGGTCGAATAGTCTTCCTGTACATCCTTCCAGCCTTTAGCCGAATGGCCACCTCCAACAATATAACCAGGCCAGGGCTGGATTTCATTATCCGAACCAGAGCGCCTGTCGTGTGGGTTCATTGGCGGATTGATCCCGAGCCCGGTTACAAACGAACGATTGTAATAATTACGCCCGAAGATGTGCGAAATAGCGTCCTGAGAAGTTTGAGTGTAAATTTTCTTAGGTGAGATTTTATGCGCCACCTGAAGGTTTAAAACCTGACGGGCAATAGTTCCGTTACATCCCCAGTAATATCGGCTTAATGGCCTTCCGTACACGTCAGATGAAGCATTAAATGCAATTTGATTAGCCACGTCAATGATGTTTTTTTTGATGATTTTCAGAATCTCCGGATTTTTCCCGGCTTTTGCTGAAAGGGCGTATTCGAACATTCCCAGATTTGACACATCGCCCCAATCCCAATCTTCATCAATTTTGAAGTTTTCAGATGACGCTCGTCTCTCAAAGTCCTTTAAATATTCAGCATTTCCTGTTGTTTCCCACATTTCGGCAGCAGCCCAAAGCCGGTCGTCTTTATCCTCAGTTTGGTATCCACCAGTTTGAAACTCACCCTGAACAAATACTTTATCCTCTGGATTTTCTTTCAGAAACTTGTAGCTTAATGTCGCGGCATCCAAACATTTTTGAGAATAAGCTTTGTCGTAGGGTTCGAAATACCGGGAAGCCTGAGCCATCATGGCCACAAAATCGGCCACTGCGGCTGAACTCCAATCGGTAAAATATCTTTTTTCTTTGTCTTCTTCAGGTTTGCAGAACGGTTCGAAATTTTTCCGTGTCAGTTTATGCGATACTTTTCCTGAACCATCGGTGTATTGCATGGTCAATAACCAGTCGGTTTCCCATTTCAATTCTTTCAGAAAGTCAGGAAATTCGGGAGCAGTTTCGGGTAGATCAAGTGAAAATTTCTTTAGGTTATTTTGAAACTGGTCCCAGGCCATAAACATCATGCCAACGGTTATGCCAGCATTTACAACATATTTGCCATAGTCGCCGGCATCGTGCCAGCCACCAGTTCCATTGCGGCGTTGGTCGGGTTTCCCCTGAAAATCTTCATATCCATCATCCAAATGACAGGGCAAGTGAGAAAAGAGATGTCCATCATGGTTTCCTTCAACTGCAGTACCACATCGCCACAGATAAAAACCCCGCATACTGGTATAGAATGCCTGATTGTACACGTTGGGAGAGATCTCGAAAACTACTGATTTAGTGCCTTCCGGAGTTTCAAGGTAATACTTTCCATTTTTCGAGAATGAAGAAAAGTCAGCAAGTCCAACATTTTGGTTTACATCTTTCTGAAAAACAGGAGTTGAAACTTTTCCTTGAAAGACCACAGTCTGGCTATCGGCTTGCTTAATTACAAACGATTTAGTTTCTCCAATTATGGATGCTTTTTTTGATGCTTGTGGCAAAAATCCTAGTGAATTCAGGCAAATATTCTGGTTTTGAGATAAAACAGAAGTGCTGAAAAGAACCAGAAGTACAAAAATGAACGATGCAATTGTTCTCATTTTTCAGGGTTTTAGTTAGCATTATTGTAGTTAGTACAATATAGGGTAAATCTAATACAAATGATTCAATATGAAACGATAGTAGTCTTAAAACATTTAGAAGTTTATTGAAAATGCTCCTAATTAATTGGAAATAGTCAATAGTCATTGGGAAATTTTGTAAAACTGACTTTCCGAATGACTGATGACTTTTTCCATAGTCAATCAGTTAGATATTTTTTTTAGTTCTACCAATTTTCGCCCGGATGGCGAGTAATTACACCAACTCAACGGTAACCTTTTTAAAAAATCGTGCCTCAAGCAATCTCACTATTCGTTTTACAACGAATTTACGAATTTCAAGTTCAATGGGTTGATCTGGATCCTGATGTGCCCAGTTGATGCGGGTTCCCACAATGATGTGAATGATGTCGTGTTGGGTAAGTAGTTTCACCACTTCTTCCGGAGGGCTGTCGCCCAGACGCATGTCGCTGTTGTAATTCTCCAGAATTTCTTCAACTCTCCCCAATGTCAAAATTCCTTCAGTCACGATTTCAAAGCCTTCCATCTTAGCCGCCGGGGGTAACGATTTTTCGGAGAAACGATGCTGTATGTTGATGTCAATATTCAGCTCACGCGCAATGATCTCGGCTGTTGTACCCCCACAAATAATTTTCTTTCCCGGGAAATCTTTGATCCGTTTAACAAAGTCGACATCTTTTATTTTGTAGAATGGCGGACCTGTGATGAGCATAAATTCGCGGGGTTGCCTGAAATAAATAACTCCACAACTCGCATCGTCGCGAATTTCAAACGAATCGTTCATGGAGGCCTGGTTTAAAATTTTTCGGGAAAGTTTGGTGGCCGAAATTTCGTAGTCCCGGGCAATTTGATTTTCTGCAAATCGGACAATGTCGTTAAGTCCCCATCCTGTTGGAAATCTGGAGCTTCCCAGTCCTGACTGGGTGATGCCATCAGTCATGAAAATAATCCGGTCTTCAAGCAAAGGAGTAAATTCCCTGATCCTCAAAATTTTTCCTGCGTTTTCGTCACCTCTGATCGGAATTTCAATTTCTTTTGGGTTAAACATTTGTCCTTTTCTGAAAAGGATTGAGCGGGGATTGTCATAATTAATAATGCGAACCATCCCGGTGTCTTCAATTTCAATGATTGTAAAAGTGGCATAGCTCTCCTTGCCGTCGATACTTTTAGGTAAAGCGCGCATGAAAATATTAGCAGCAACTTCGGGCTTGGTGTGGAACGAAGCGTAATTTAAAGCCATTGATGCTGTTAGCGTTGCCAGTACATTTGCTTTTACTCCATGACCAATTCCATCGGAAAGTACCAGAATGGAGCGACCTTCAGCCCTGATTTGTTTCGAATGAAAAACATCTCCGCAAACAACCTGTCCGTGCCTGTTTAGTTGATGCAAATCGACTTCTATATGATAGTCATCACTCATCCTCGCCGTATTTGTACGATTCAATAATAGAATACAGAAGTTCCTCGGTCATTGAGGCATTGTCGCCAAGGAGAAAGGCTATTTTTTGCACAGTTTCGAGGTTGTGCCGGTTTACCCGTTGTGCACGGCTGATAATCTCTTCGCGAACCAATGAAGGGGCTGACATGTCGCGCAATAAGGCGCCAACTACCCGGTGTTTGTATATGGTAATCACCGAAATGTGCAACAATTTGTTCTGAATCTTCATGTCCCGATCGATCGCATTTTCTCCTGAAATCATTGTCGCTGTGAACATTTTGTAAATCACATCAGGAACCAGTTCTTTCAGATCGGCGCCATGAAGACCAGGAATCGTTTCGTACAACTCTTCAATTTCAGGCCCGAAAAGCTTCGCAAATGCTTCATTCGAGTCGATGACTTTAAAATCACTGTCGACAATAATGAGACCTGCCCTGATTTTGTGCATCATAGCCGAGGCAATTACAGTTGCTTCACGTGCTTTTTCGAGTTTTCGTTCTGCTTTTTTTCGTTCGGTGATGTCGAAAACTGAACCGACAATACCGATTACTTCTCCCTTATTGTCGCGGATTACCGCTTTATTGAAGACCACATCGCGCAATAATCCGGTTGCATCCCTAAATTTCGCCTCATAACTTTGGTCGCCCGGACTGTCGAGTAATTCCTGATCGCGTTTGGCATAGATTTCAGCAATTTCGAAAGGTTGAATGTCGAAAACTG is a window from the Aquipluma nitroreducens genome containing:
- a CDS encoding PAS domain-containing protein, whose translation is MIYEQNSFNQDFIDDPELHQKIIDALPIPIFYRDLKGIYKACNVAQEKLLGLPKSQIIGKTVFDIQPFEIAEIYAKRDQELLDSPGDQSYEAKFRDATGLLRDVVFNKAVIRDNKGEVIGIVGSVFDITERKKAERKLEKAREATVIASAMMHKIRAGLIIVDSDFKVIDSNEAFAKLFGPEIEELYETIPGLHGADLKELVPDVIYKMFTATMISGENAIDRDMKIQNKLLHISVITIYKHRVVGALLRDMSAPSLVREEIISRAQRVNRHNLETVQKIAFLLGDNASMTEELLYSIIESYKYGEDE
- a CDS encoding glycoside hydrolase family 9 protein, with product MRTIASFIFVLLVLFSTSVLSQNQNICLNSLGFLPQASKKASIIGETKSFVIKQADSQTVVFQGKVSTPVFQKDVNQNVGLADFSSFSKNGKYYLETPEGTKSVVFEISPNVYNQAFYTSMRGFYLWRCGTAVEGNHDGHLFSHLPCHLDDGYEDFQGKPDQRRNGTGGWHDAGDYGKYVVNAGITVGMMFMAWDQFQNNLKKFSLDLPETAPEFPDFLKELKWETDWLLTMQYTDGSGKVSHKLTRKNFEPFCKPEEDKEKRYFTDWSSAAVADFVAMMAQASRYFEPYDKAYSQKCLDAATLSYKFLKENPEDKVFVQGEFQTGGYQTEDKDDRLWAAAEMWETTGNAEYLKDFERRASSENFKIDEDWDWGDVSNLGMFEYALSAKAGKNPEILKIIKKNIIDVANQIAFNASSDVYGRPLSRYYWGCNGTIARQVLNLQVAHKISPKKIYTQTSQDAISHIFGRNYYNRSFVTGLGINPPMNPHDRRSGSDNEIQPWPGYIVGGGHSAKGWKDVQEDYSTNEIAINWQGALVYALAGFVGK
- a CDS encoding SpoIIE family protein phosphatase, translating into MSDDYHIEVDLHQLNRHGQVVCGDVFHSKQIRAEGRSILVLSDGIGHGVKANVLATLTASMALNYASFHTKPEVAANIFMRALPKSIDGKESYATFTIIEIEDTGMVRIINYDNPRSILFRKGQMFNPKEIEIPIRGDENAGKILRIREFTPLLEDRIIFMTDGITQSGLGSSRFPTGWGLNDIVRFAENQIARDYEISATKLSRKILNQASMNDSFEIRDDASCGVIYFRQPREFMLITGPPFYKIKDVDFVKRIKDFPGKKIICGGTTAEIIARELNIDINIQHRFSEKSLPPAAKMEGFEIVTEGILTLGRVEEILENYNSDMRLGDSPPEEVVKLLTQHDIIHIIVGTRINWAHQDPDQPIELEIRKFVVKRIVRLLEARFFKKVTVELV